A single genomic interval of Brevibacillus brevis harbors:
- a CDS encoding tripartite tricarboxylate transporter TctB family protein produces the protein MNLMFDRIGSLFFALVGALFIAESQNISSSAYGSQVGPNMFPFGLGVILILLSLRLLWETYKKGVATSSSESQTPLRYKRFLFILAATVLYVLLLEKLGYVIASFAFLLYAFTMMGSKSVLKSGIVSLLFSVGVYVIYVHLLKGTLPGLPAWLGV, from the coding sequence ATGAACCTGATGTTTGATCGTATCGGCAGCCTGTTTTTTGCGCTAGTAGGTGCACTCTTTATCGCTGAAAGTCAAAATATTTCGTCTAGTGCATATGGAAGTCAGGTCGGACCGAATATGTTTCCATTTGGACTTGGCGTCATCCTGATCTTGTTGAGCTTGCGACTGTTGTGGGAGACCTACAAGAAAGGCGTGGCTACGTCCTCATCCGAGTCACAGACTCCATTGCGATACAAGCGATTTTTATTCATTTTGGCAGCGACAGTCTTGTATGTATTGTTACTGGAGAAACTCGGTTATGTCATCGCGAGCTTCGCTTTCCTTTTGTACGCCTTCACCATGATGGGAAGTAAAAGCGTTCTTAAATCGGGAATCGTTTCCTTACTGTTTTCAGTAGGCGTGTATGTCATCTATGTGCATTTGCTAAAAGGTACGCTTCCAGGACTACCTGCCTGGCTAGGCGTCTAG
- a CDS encoding tripartite tricarboxylate transporter substrate binding protein yields MKRKKVLITVSTFLTLALAACGGGTGNTGTASPGTQPAQAPQPAAEASKYPEKPIVYVAPSGAGGGWDKTARSVAKVLAESKLVTETITVENKPGGGGTVFLAEYVSKDKGNPYKLFVSSPPILINNNKKEGNSPFGYKDVTPLAQMTKDFGTLVVKADSPHKDIKSVLDAIKADPSKITLAGGSAPGSMDHLIGVMPAAKYGIDPKNVKYVSYDGGGEAMAALLGGNADIIATDASSVGEYLKAGKIRVLGVTSDERLGGDLKDIPTLKEQGVDATFTIWRGVFGPADMPADAKAYWDAKLKELSTHETWTKELAANGWESEYKDAAAFSAFLEEQDKQVKELLTSLGMSK; encoded by the coding sequence ATGAAAAGAAAAAAAGTGCTAATCACAGTGTCCACTTTTCTTACACTAGCATTGGCTGCTTGTGGTGGAGGTACTGGAAATACAGGAACAGCAAGTCCAGGAACGCAACCAGCGCAAGCGCCACAGCCTGCAGCAGAGGCATCCAAATACCCAGAAAAGCCGATCGTGTATGTAGCTCCATCCGGTGCAGGTGGAGGCTGGGATAAGACAGCCCGCTCGGTAGCAAAGGTGCTGGCGGAAAGCAAGCTGGTGACAGAAACCATCACGGTCGAAAACAAGCCGGGTGGTGGGGGAACCGTGTTCTTGGCAGAGTATGTAAGCAAAGACAAAGGCAATCCTTATAAATTATTCGTGAGCTCTCCTCCTATCTTGATTAACAATAACAAAAAAGAGGGGAACAGCCCATTTGGCTACAAAGATGTCACACCATTGGCGCAGATGACGAAAGATTTCGGCACCCTCGTTGTGAAAGCGGATTCACCTCACAAGGACATCAAGAGCGTGCTGGACGCAATCAAGGCTGATCCAAGCAAAATTACACTGGCAGGAGGTTCTGCTCCCGGATCAATGGACCATCTGATCGGCGTAATGCCAGCAGCTAAATACGGAATTGATCCGAAAAACGTAAAATACGTTTCTTATGATGGTGGCGGAGAAGCAATGGCAGCGTTGTTGGGTGGTAATGCAGATATCATCGCAACGGATGCTTCCAGCGTGGGTGAATATCTGAAAGCAGGTAAAATTCGCGTACTGGGCGTAACCTCTGATGAACGTCTCGGCGGCGATTTGAAAGATATTCCGACGTTAAAAGAACAAGGCGTTGACGCGACGTTCACCATTTGGCGCGGTGTCTTCGGTCCAGCTGATATGCCAGCAGACGCAAAAGCTTACTGGGATGCAAAGCTGAAAGAACTTTCTACGCATGAGACATGGACAAAAGAATTGGCAGCAAACGGTTGGGAAAGCGAGTACAAGGACGCTGCTGCTTTCTCCGCATTCCTGGAAGAACAAGATAAGCAGGTCAAAGAACTGTTGACATCACTTGGTATGTCGAAGTAG
- a CDS encoding response regulator yields MRIIDINKRFVSKIEGFEVIATATNGTDAKELLSYTRPQLVLLDVYLPDMLGTELVWFIRQHYREVDVIMITAAKEMEMVQEALRGGVFDYIVKPLVFERFRERLESYRKHVIRTREAVEVDQEVIDQMLTRRLVAPKNRDVLAPKGIDLLTLEKVIEAIRQTGDKGVSAEEIGREIGTSRTTARRYLEYLVLEKKARADLIYGTVGRPERKYRYLP; encoded by the coding sequence ATGCGGATCATCGATATTAACAAGCGATTTGTCAGCAAGATTGAAGGCTTTGAAGTAATTGCTACAGCAACGAATGGAACGGATGCCAAAGAATTGCTGTCTTATACGCGCCCTCAGCTCGTTTTGTTGGACGTGTACTTGCCAGACATGCTGGGAACAGAGCTGGTCTGGTTTATTCGGCAACATTACCGCGAAGTAGACGTGATCATGATCACCGCAGCCAAGGAAATGGAAATGGTACAGGAAGCGCTACGCGGCGGGGTATTTGATTACATCGTCAAGCCGCTGGTTTTCGAGCGTTTTCGTGAACGGTTGGAAAGCTATCGCAAGCATGTCATTCGAACGAGGGAAGCCGTTGAGGTGGACCAGGAAGTGATTGACCAAATGCTGACCAGAAGGCTGGTCGCCCCCAAAAATCGAGATGTACTTGCACCAAAAGGAATTGATCTTTTAACTTTGGAAAAAGTGATCGAGGCGATCAGACAGACGGGAGACAAGGGGGTCTCGGCAGAGGAAATTGGCCGCGAGATTGGAACTAGTCGAACAACGGCGCGACGCTATTTAGAATACTTGGTCCTGGAAAAAAAGGCGCGTGCTGACTTGATTTATGGAACAGTGGGCAGACCGGAAAGAAAATACCGCTATCTCCCATAA
- a CDS encoding ATP-binding protein, protein MTTRKIRLSLQTRMILLITIIIILIVSSVGAVFSSIVASSIEEQVGKKALSVAKIVASDPELRSAFSSDYPPALIQPIAENVRVQTGAEFVVVGNHEGIRYAHPIPDRIGKEMVGGDNEPGLAHGQSYISKAVGSMGPSLRGKVPIKNEKGDIMGIVSVGFLVEDIEEAIDLYQDRILILTLLALLCGVAGAIALSRYLKRLILGLEPEEIASLYVERNAVLESVREGIVAIDRNNRITMMNKAAIRILNLPEEEFHRKEIVEVLPDSRMPEVLESGEHQLDRESIMSGKEIIVNRLPIKFGGKVVGVVSSFRPKSEIDQLASELSQARRYADVLRAQTHEFHNLLYTISGLLQLGSIQEAVELITSETSAQQEMILFLAKQIPDPLIGALLLGMHNRAKELKIQFVIHHDSHLKELPPTINRQQIVVLLGTLIQNAFEAVNEPSVEHKRVECYLSDTGDEIMFEIEDSGPGVVEELREKIFEHGFSTKKGEDRGIGLAKAHGIINELDGYILVGKSELGGALFTVSLRKRMEVAS, encoded by the coding sequence GTGACGACAAGAAAAATCCGATTATCTTTGCAAACCAGAATGATCTTATTGATTACTATTATTATTATTCTGATTGTTTCGTCAGTTGGAGCCGTGTTTTCTTCCATTGTTGCGTCTTCGATCGAAGAGCAAGTGGGCAAAAAAGCATTGAGTGTGGCGAAGATTGTTGCCAGCGATCCTGAGCTGCGTAGCGCTTTTTCAAGCGATTACCCTCCTGCGCTCATTCAACCCATCGCCGAAAACGTCCGTGTTCAAACCGGAGCAGAGTTTGTGGTTGTGGGAAACCATGAGGGAATTCGGTATGCGCATCCGATTCCGGATCGGATTGGAAAGGAAATGGTGGGAGGAGATAACGAGCCAGGACTCGCGCATGGTCAATCTTACATATCGAAGGCGGTCGGCAGTATGGGACCATCCTTGCGTGGAAAGGTGCCGATCAAAAATGAAAAAGGGGACATCATGGGAATCGTATCCGTTGGATTCCTGGTGGAAGATATCGAGGAGGCCATTGACCTCTATCAAGACCGCATACTGATCCTGACTCTTCTCGCCTTGTTGTGTGGTGTTGCTGGTGCCATTGCACTCAGTCGCTATTTAAAGCGCTTAATTTTGGGATTGGAGCCGGAGGAGATCGCATCCTTATACGTAGAAAGAAATGCTGTACTGGAGTCAGTCCGTGAGGGAATCGTGGCGATTGACCGCAATAATCGTATCACGATGATGAACAAGGCAGCCATTCGTATTCTGAACTTACCAGAAGAAGAGTTTCATCGCAAAGAAATAGTGGAAGTGCTACCAGACAGTCGTATGCCAGAAGTTCTGGAATCAGGCGAGCATCAATTAGATCGCGAGTCGATCATGAGCGGAAAAGAAATTATTGTGAACCGACTTCCGATCAAGTTCGGAGGGAAGGTCGTAGGCGTAGTCAGCAGCTTTCGTCCCAAATCGGAAATTGACCAGCTCGCTTCGGAATTGTCCCAAGCGAGGCGTTATGCGGATGTACTACGCGCCCAAACACATGAATTTCACAATTTGTTGTATACCATTTCTGGTTTGTTACAGCTTGGCTCGATTCAGGAAGCGGTTGAGCTGATTACGAGTGAAACGTCCGCACAGCAAGAGATGATTTTGTTTTTGGCGAAGCAAATTCCCGATCCGTTAATAGGGGCTTTGCTGTTAGGCATGCACAATCGAGCCAAGGAGCTGAAAATTCAGTTCGTCATCCATCACGACAGTCACTTGAAAGAGCTCCCACCAACGATCAACCGACAGCAGATCGTGGTTTTATTAGGGACATTGATCCAAAATGCGTTCGAAGCTGTCAATGAACCAAGCGTCGAGCACAAGCGAGTGGAGTGTTATTTGTCTGACACAGGCGATGAGATTATGTTCGAAATCGAGGACTCGGGACCGGGAGTTGTGGAAGAGCTGCGAGAAAAAATATTCGAGCACGGCTTTTCAACGAAAAAAGGTGAAGATCGTGGAATTGGTCTGGCTAAGGCTCATGGAATTATTAACGAATTGGACGGCTATATTCTCGTTGGGAAAAGCGAGCTAGGAGGTGCGCTTTTCACAGTATCCCTACGCAAAAGAATGGAGGTGGCGTCTTGA